One part of the Pecten maximus chromosome 9, xPecMax1.1, whole genome shotgun sequence genome encodes these proteins:
- the LOC117333909 gene encoding piggyBac transposable element-derived protein 4-like, whose product MSRNRFQIILKFLHITDYRKIRNREDPGYSPDSRFKPLLTFVNNRFKALYTPQRELSIDESLVASRGKSVMKQYIPSKAAKFGIKFWVLVEACSGYVMNMSVYRGKTYDPTPRGEQQGTNVVMYLLRACELLYKGYHVVCDSFFCSINLARLLLSKGTYLTGTLRKNRPMPKTVKEANPNPGQTTFMRSGDILCVAHRGEKANKPCASRQCAEST is encoded by the exons ATGTCACGAAACAGATTCCAAATCATTCTTAAATTCCTTCACATAACGGACTACAGAAAAATACGAAACAGAGAg GACCCTGGTTACAGCCCTGATTCGAGGTTCAAACCTCTATTGACCTTTGTCAACAATCGATTCAAAGCACTTTATACGCCACAGAGAGAACTTTCCATTGACGAATCCCTAGTCGCTAGCAGAGGAAAAAGTGTAATGAAACAGTATATCCCTAGTAAAGCTGCTAAGTTCGGAATCAAATTTTGGGTGCTTGTAGAGGCTTGTAGTGGTTACGTCATGAACATGTCTGTATATCGCGGTAAAACGTATGACCCGACACCTAGAGGTGAACAACAGGGAACAAACGTTGTTATGTACCTGTTACGCGCATGCGAATTGCTGTACAAAGGATATCATGTAGTCTGCGATAGTTTTTTCTGTTCGATAAACCTTGCTAGGTTATTATTGTCCAAAGGTACTTATCTGACCGGCACACTTCGGAAAAATAGGCCGATGCCCAAAACAGTGAAGGAAGCGAATCCAAACCCAGGACAGACTACTTTTATGAGGTCGGGAGATATACTTTGTGTGGCTCACAGGGGTGAAAAAGCTAACAAGCCG TGTGCATCACGCCAGTGTGCGGAGAGCACAtga